Proteins co-encoded in one Aspergillus fumigatus Af293 chromosome 6, whole genome shotgun sequence genomic window:
- a CDS encoding tRNA wybutosine-synthesizing 3 family protein — MSNPEVCTIPEVFESRKRKILADLSVPDTEYTDLSPKGSVDEGIRDLIRDINALPGLVTTSSCSGRISVFLEGRKKQNDHQQDQRQFAPSGGKGAGKWLYVSHDPLNGRWTGRDNDDFNSTQGKDCPRSLHELFGMVPGNGKPPGLKGGHAPRLVRFHYDPMILHIMAATLHHAHPVLSAAATSGFRESGLQSLRCLEGENGPSPIVAVRSAGLSLESVIGYCESSDEEDDTTSKEPVIRSLVTEEYLQMLVAISNERFLVNAERKERFRTNLLKLCSTEQLCGPKTRSKAKHEGWEDPAARRERKRTEGLMRKKFLETQTKSADHSSTGTYEMGWGSGPMPL; from the exons ATGAGCAATCCGGAGGTATGCACGATTCCAGAGGTCTTTGAATCTCGAAAGCGCAAGATTCTCGCGGACTTGTCTGTCCCAGACACAGAGTATACGGATCTCTCACCCAAAGGATCGGTAGATGAGGGCATCCGCGACTTGATCCGCGATATCAACGCTCTGCCTGGTCTGGTGACCACCAGTAGCTGTTCTGGACGAATTAGCGTCTTCTTGGAGGggagaaaaaagcaaaatgaCCACCAGCAGGACCAACGGCAGTTCGCGCCCTCTGGAGGCAAAGGCGCAGGGAAGTGGCTATATGTCTCGCACGATCCTTTGAATGGCCGTTGGACAGGTCGTGACAACGATGATTTCAACTCGACGCAAGGTAAAGATTGTCCGAGAAGCCTGCATGAATTGTTTGGGATGGTtcctggaaatggaaagCCTCCGGGGCTGAAAGGAGGTCATGCCCCGCGTCTGGTGCGCTTCCACTACGATCCTATG ATCCTTCATATTATGGCAGCCACACTTCACCACGCTCATCCTGTATTGTCAGCTGCTGCAACTTCTGGATTTCGGGAAAGTGGACTGCAGAGTCTCCGTTGCCTTGAAGGCGAGAATGGCCCAAGCCCTATTGTTGCCGTGCGCTCTGCTGGGTTGTCTCTCGAATCCGTCATTGGCTATTGCGAATCttccgatgaagaagacgataCGACCAGCAAGGAGCCTGTCATCCGCAGTCTGGTCACAGAAGAATATCTTCAAATGCTAGTCGCCATCTCAAACGAGAGGTTTTTAGTTAATGCAGAGCGCAAGGAAAGATTCCGGACAAACCTGCTCAAACTTTGCTCGACGGAGCAACTTTGTGGGCCAAAGACAAGGTCAAAAGCTAAACATGAGGGCTGGGAAGATCCTGCGGCACgcagagagaggaagaggacagaAGGGCTAATGAGGAAGAAGTTTCTCGAGACTCAGACAAAATCTGCTGACCATTCGAGTACAGGGACATACGAAATGGGATGGGGGAGTGGTCCAATGCCATTATGA
- a CDS encoding DUF2461 domain-containing protein, producing MPRRSSRAVPAPAAAPAPIPKRRASDRTFAASETDLKRQKHNSTTAKKVVRSTARKSKYFEDEGNEESDPESSHASEVGEDSDPAYEDKNLSYPSTESDSEEPEVLSTGEERTKRSTRKTANPSGGRKIPARRGGGNEAEEHPNEDIAASLKDKELWREGVSTGLGPGKEVFIRKPKARDPGDIPYQDHTLHPNTMLFLQDLAKHNDRQWLKAHDADYRASKKDWETFVESLTEKIAEVDNTIPELPAKDIVFRIHRDIRFSKDPTPYKKRPLCRLLCASAARILLCSGLWQPEADKLALLREDIDHNSHRLKAVLQRPDMRREFFNGIPDDEKKAVQAFVSQNKESALKTKPKSFLRRLICFHGSASDYWRGYEADNENIELLRLRSFTIGKPLSDSEFMASNVQERITALIGVMEPFVSHASHPCCAASLGFLPPVHVSTYWILPSRIRYMALPCLVHVTLFLMRFPAIQWYSL from the exons ATGCCTCGTCGATCGTCTCGGGCCGTTCCCGCGCCTGCGGCAGCACCAGCGCCGATTCCAAAAAGGCGCGCGTCTGACAGAACCTTTGCAGCCTCAGAAACAGATCtgaaaagacaaaagcaCAACAGCACGACCGCCAAGAAGGTCGTCAGATCTACCGCCAGAAAGAGCAAATATTTTGAAGACGAGGGAAATGAAGAATCAGACCCTGAATCTAGTCATGCATCCGAGGTGGGAGAAGACTCGGATCCAGCCTACGAAGATAAAAACTTATCCTACCCGTCAACTGAATCGGACTCCGAGGAACCGGAGGTGCTATCTACAGGCGAAGAGAGAACGAaaagatcaacaagaaaGACTGCTAACCCTAGTGGAGGTCGGAAAATACCAGCGAGAAGAGGTGGAGGAAATGAGGCAGAAGAACATCCTAATGAGGACATAGCAGCTTCGCTAAAGGATAAAGAACTATGGAGAGAGGGTGTCAGCACTGGCTTAGGACCTGGAAAAGAGGTCTTCATCAGAAAGCCCAAAGCCAGAGACCCCGGAGATATACCCTATCAGGACCATACACTGCATCCGAACACCATGCTTTTCCTGCAAGATTTGGCGAAACATAACGACAGACAGTGGCTCAAAG CACATGACGCGGATTATCGTGCTTCGAAGAAAGACTGGGAAACCTTCGTCGAGAGTCTCACAGAAAAGATAGCAGAGGTGGACAACACCATCCCTGAGTTACCTGCAAAAGATATC GTCTTCCGCATCCATAGAGACATTCGATTCAGCAAAGATCCCACTCCATACAAG AAAAGGCCCCTATGCCGCTTACTATGTGCATCTGCAGCCCGGATCTTGCTTT GTTCGGGACTCTGGCAGCCAGAAGCTGATAAgcttgctcttcttcgagAGGATATCGACCATAATTCGCATCGTTTGAAGGCTGTGCTGCAAAGACCGGACATGCGCCGCGAATTTTTCAATGGGATTCCTGACGACGAAAAGAAGGCTGTCCAAGCTTTCGTTAGTCAAAATAAAGAAAGCGCACTCAAAACAAAGCCCAAG AGTTTTCTGCGCCGTCTCATCTGTTTCCATGGTTCAGCATCTGACTACTGGCGG GGTTACGAGGCCGATAATGAAAACATCGAATTACTTCGTCTACGCAGCTTCACCATCGGAAAACCCCTTTCTGACTCGGAATTCATGGCCTCGAATGTGCAAGAGAGAATTACCGCCCTCATTGGTGTCATGGAACCCTTTGTAAGCCATGCTAGCCACCCTTGTTGCGCAGCCTCATTGGGTTTTCTCCCGCCCGTCCACGTCTCTACCTATTGGATCTTACCATCCCGTATCAGATACATGGCTCTTCCTTGTCTTGTTCATGTTACCCTCTTCCTGATGCGCTTCCCAGCCATTCAGTGGTATAGCCTCTGA